One genomic window of Actinoalloteichus hoggarensis includes the following:
- a CDS encoding alpha-ketoacid dehydrogenase subunit beta, whose amino-acid sequence MAVITYRQALRDTLRAEMLRDEDVFLIGEEIGVFEGSYKITAGLLAEFGEKRVRDTPIAEEGFVGAAIGAAMLGLRPVVELMTINFSLIALDQIVNHAAKIYGMFGGQNSVPMVIRMPGGGGQQLGATHSQNIELYYAFVPGLKVVAPSTPADARALMKAAIRDDDPVLFLENLALYNTKGEVPDEIEPAEIGKAAVTREGTDITIIGYSRMAVVAAQVAEQLAEQGVSAEVVDLRSLRPLDRETIVESVRKTGCAVVAEDDWLTYGIGAEIAATISDGAFDYLDAPVRRVAAAEVPLPYAKPLERAALPSAESLTTAVHETLDAVGRRR is encoded by the coding sequence TTGGCCGTCATCACCTACCGTCAGGCGCTGCGCGACACGCTGCGCGCGGAGATGCTTCGCGATGAGGACGTGTTCCTCATCGGCGAGGAGATCGGCGTCTTCGAAGGCTCGTACAAGATCACGGCCGGTCTGCTGGCCGAGTTCGGCGAGAAGAGGGTCCGCGACACCCCCATCGCCGAGGAGGGCTTCGTCGGCGCGGCCATCGGCGCGGCGATGCTGGGTCTCCGGCCCGTCGTCGAGCTGATGACCATCAACTTCTCGTTGATCGCCCTGGACCAGATCGTCAACCACGCCGCCAAGATCTACGGCATGTTCGGCGGCCAGAACAGCGTTCCGATGGTCATCCGGATGCCCGGCGGCGGCGGTCAGCAGCTCGGCGCGACGCACTCGCAGAACATCGAGCTGTACTACGCCTTCGTGCCCGGTCTCAAGGTCGTCGCCCCGAGCACCCCGGCCGACGCGCGTGCCCTGATGAAGGCGGCGATCCGCGACGACGACCCGGTGCTGTTCCTGGAGAACCTCGCCCTCTACAACACCAAGGGCGAGGTGCCCGACGAGATCGAGCCCGCCGAGATCGGCAAGGCCGCGGTGACCAGGGAGGGCACCGACATCACGATCATCGGGTACTCCCGGATGGCCGTGGTGGCCGCGCAGGTCGCCGAACAGCTCGCCGAGCAGGGCGTCTCCGCCGAGGTGGTCGATCTGCGCAGCCTGCGACCGCTGGACCGCGAGACGATCGTGGAGTCGGTCCGCAAGACCGGCTGTGCCGTGGTGGCCGAGGACGACTGGCTGACATACGGCATCGGCGCGGAGATCGCCGCGACCATCTCCGACGGTGCCTTCGACTACCTGGACGCGCCCGTGCGTCGCGTCGCCGCCGCCGAGGTGCCGCTGCCCTACGCCAAGCCGCTGGAACGGGCCGCGCTGCCCTCCGCCGAGTCCCTGACCACCGCCGTCCACGAGACACTGGACGCGGTCGGCCGCCGCCGCTGA
- the pdhA gene encoding pyruvate dehydrogenase (acetyl-transferring) E1 component subunit alpha, producing MAETTTRRGSATRAKARGSRARGKEASEAAEPAEPFAGESPEVLRDYLRQMTLIRRFEERAAQGYTQAKIGGYCHLNLGEEATVVGLMTALRPTDYLFTNYREHGYALGKGIDAGRVMAELYGRTTGTSKGWGGSMHMFDVESRLLGGYGIVGGQLPLATGAALAVDYRGGDEVVMCQMGDGTTNIGAFHESLNIAALWNLPVVFVVINNYLGMGTTVEKSSAEPELYKRASAYRMHGERVDGNDVIAVREAASRLVERARETGAPALLEAVSHRLKGHSVVDPAKYRSEESVEAARSADPVVRFRAQLIEAGLLDEAGAEEIDRQAQAEADAAVAFADESPHPDVSTLFDYTYATPVAGEDRRLPADPLF from the coding sequence ATGGCAGAGACGACCACCCGCCGGGGGTCGGCCACGCGCGCCAAGGCTCGCGGCAGCCGCGCCCGAGGCAAGGAGGCCTCGGAGGCCGCCGAGCCCGCCGAGCCGTTCGCGGGCGAGTCCCCCGAGGTGCTGCGCGACTATCTGCGTCAGATGACGCTGATCCGCCGCTTCGAGGAGCGCGCGGCGCAGGGCTACACCCAGGCCAAGATCGGCGGCTACTGCCACCTCAACCTGGGCGAGGAGGCCACCGTCGTCGGCCTCATGACGGCGCTGCGGCCGACCGACTACCTCTTCACGAACTACCGTGAGCACGGCTACGCGTTGGGCAAGGGCATCGACGCGGGCCGGGTGATGGCCGAGCTGTACGGCCGCACGACGGGCACGTCCAAGGGCTGGGGCGGGTCGATGCACATGTTCGACGTCGAGTCGCGGCTGCTCGGCGGCTACGGCATCGTCGGCGGTCAGCTCCCCCTGGCCACCGGTGCGGCCCTGGCCGTCGACTACCGGGGCGGCGACGAGGTCGTCATGTGCCAGATGGGCGACGGGACCACCAACATCGGTGCCTTCCACGAGTCGCTGAACATCGCGGCGCTGTGGAACCTGCCGGTGGTGTTCGTGGTCATCAACAACTACCTCGGCATGGGCACGACCGTGGAGAAGTCCTCCGCCGAGCCGGAGCTGTACAAGCGTGCGTCGGCCTACCGGATGCACGGCGAGCGGGTGGACGGCAACGACGTCATCGCGGTGCGCGAGGCGGCGAGCCGGCTCGTGGAGCGGGCCAGGGAGACCGGCGCGCCCGCCCTGCTGGAGGCGGTCAGCCATCGACTCAAGGGCCACTCGGTGGTGGACCCGGCGAAGTACCGCAGCGAGGAGTCCGTCGAGGCGGCTCGGTCGGCCGACCCGGTGGTGCGGTTCCGCGCCCAGTTGATCGAGGCGGGTCTGCTCGACGAGGCGGGCGCCGAGGAGATCGACCGGCAGGCGCAGGCCGAGGCCGATGCCGCGGTGGCGTTCGCCGACGAGAGCCCGCACCCCGACGTCTCGACGCTGTTCGACTACACCTACGCCACTCCGGTGGCGGGCGAGGACCGCCGCCTGCCCGCCGATCCGCTGTTCTGA
- a CDS encoding isochorismatase family protein has protein sequence MTKALVVIDVQESFRQRENWRAVSDPDLVDKIITLVDHARSEGHLVVWVLHIEPGTGTVFDPELGHVRLLSGLTPAEGEPLLRKTAHNAFTTTNLHQLLTSAGVRELTVCGMRTEQCCETTARLAADLGFAVTFVVDATATTPIEHPDAPAGRDLAAILADPRTLSTDDVIERTVYALSGRFAAVRTVADVVSSNPTPR, from the coding sequence ATGACCAAGGCACTCGTCGTCATCGACGTCCAGGAGTCCTTCCGACAGCGGGAGAACTGGCGGGCCGTCTCCGATCCGGATCTCGTCGACAAGATCATCACGCTGGTCGACCACGCGAGGTCGGAAGGCCACCTCGTCGTGTGGGTGCTGCACATCGAGCCCGGCACCGGCACCGTCTTCGATCCCGAACTGGGTCACGTCCGGCTGTTGTCCGGGCTGACGCCCGCCGAGGGCGAGCCGCTGCTGAGGAAGACGGCACACAACGCCTTCACCACCACGAACCTGCACCAGCTGCTCACCTCGGCGGGCGTCCGGGAGCTGACAGTCTGTGGCATGCGCACCGAACAGTGTTGTGAGACGACGGCCCGGCTCGCCGCGGATCTCGGTTTCGCGGTGACCTTCGTCGTCGACGCCACCGCCACCACACCCATCGAGCACCCCGACGCACCGGCGGGCCGCGATCTCGCCGCGATCCTCGCCGATCCTCGGACGCTGTCCACCGACGACGTCATCGAGCGCACCGTCTACGCACTGTCCGGACGCTTCGCCGCGGTGCGCACGGTGGCCGACGTGGTGTCGTCGAATCCGACCCCGAGGTGA
- a CDS encoding pyruvate dehydrogenase complex dihydrolipoamide acetyltransferase — protein sequence MTEIQMPRLSDTMEEGVISAWVKQEGDTISRGDVVAEIETDKAVMELEAYDDGVLEKILVPAGELVPIGATIGLLGDGSGSASAAPAAPSTTAPEGTGAAESAAAAESTDQTEAPADVSSAAPRVDQAPTPAGSRPRSSPLARKIAREAGIDLDTVAGSGPRGRIVRADVDAAVAAKQSADAAAPAQQAEPTETAAPSAPRTGIAADTEDVEEIPLSGIRRVAAKRLTESKQQAPHFYLTSAVDVTELLGFRADLTAKVQAAGGPKVSINDLLVKAVATALRANPTVNVSFAGDKILQHKRIHLGIAVAIESGLVVPVLRDADRKSVSELASEAREKAGRAREGRLKTDEMTGGTFTISNLGMFGIEEFAAVINPPEAAILAVGAVRDELRLRAEGKNKVEVRKIMRITLSADHRAVDGAVGAVFLQQLTALLEDPIRIIA from the coding sequence ATGACTGAGATTCAGATGCCACGGCTCTCCGACACCATGGAGGAGGGTGTGATCTCCGCCTGGGTGAAACAGGAGGGAGACACGATCAGCCGAGGCGACGTCGTCGCCGAGATCGAGACCGACAAGGCCGTCATGGAGCTGGAGGCCTACGACGACGGCGTGCTGGAGAAGATCCTGGTGCCCGCGGGCGAGCTGGTGCCGATCGGAGCGACGATCGGGCTGCTCGGCGACGGCTCGGGCTCCGCCTCGGCCGCCCCCGCCGCGCCGAGCACCACAGCCCCGGAGGGCACCGGGGCGGCGGAGAGTGCCGCGGCAGCCGAGAGCACCGACCAGACCGAGGCCCCCGCCGACGTCTCCTCCGCCGCACCGCGGGTCGACCAGGCCCCCACCCCGGCGGGCTCCCGTCCGAGGTCCTCCCCGCTGGCCAGGAAGATCGCCAGAGAGGCGGGCATCGACCTGGACACGGTGGCGGGCAGCGGACCGCGCGGCCGTATCGTCCGGGCCGACGTGGACGCGGCCGTCGCCGCCAAGCAGTCCGCCGACGCCGCCGCGCCCGCACAGCAGGCGGAACCGACGGAGACCGCCGCCCCGTCCGCGCCGCGGACCGGGATCGCCGCCGACACCGAGGACGTCGAGGAGATCCCGCTGAGCGGCATCCGGCGGGTGGCGGCCAAGCGGCTGACGGAGAGCAAGCAGCAGGCGCCGCACTTCTACCTCACCAGCGCGGTGGACGTGACCGAGCTGCTCGGCTTCCGCGCCGACCTCACCGCCAAGGTGCAGGCGGCGGGCGGCCCCAAGGTCAGCATCAACGACCTGCTGGTCAAGGCCGTCGCCACGGCGCTGCGCGCCAACCCGACGGTGAACGTCTCCTTCGCGGGCGACAAGATCCTCCAGCACAAGAGGATCCACCTGGGCATCGCGGTGGCCATCGAGTCGGGCCTCGTGGTGCCGGTGCTGCGGGACGCCGACCGCAAGAGCGTGTCCGAGCTGGCGAGCGAGGCCAGGGAGAAGGCGGGCCGCGCCAGGGAGGGCAGGCTCAAGACCGACGAGATGACCGGCGGCACCTTCACGATCTCCAACCTCGGCATGTTCGGCATCGAGGAGTTCGCGGCCGTGATCAACCCGCCGGAGGCCGCGATCCTCGCGGTCGGCGCGGTACGCGACGAGCTGCGGCTGCGTGCGGAGGGCAAGAACAAGGTCGAGGTCCGCAAGATCATGCGGATCACCCTCTCGGCCGATCACCGCGCCGTCGACGGCGCCGTGGGGGCCGTCTTCCTCCAACAGCTCACCGCGCTGCTCGAGGACCCGATCCGCATCATCGCCTGA
- a CDS encoding GlxA family transcriptional regulator — translation MTRVVFLLAPGVHLLDLAGPSQVFLTAADLGLGYTQHHVAEQPSVPTAQGIVLQPSTTWPTQTRDDVIMVPGWRAPSLRDTDPFTVESLDRLVAHHAAGGTVASVCTGADALGRAGLLDGRRCTTHHDVQEELALRHPRATVVRDVLYVVDGRVITSAGVASGIDLALHLVASAHGPAQAARVARAMVVYARRDGGDPQASVLLRHRDHLDDVVHRAQDLIDSRFTEALRLADLVAAVGVAERTLTRHFRRATGLTPLRYQQLLRLERAEYLLGQGATAESAARVVGFEDARMLRRLRARA, via the coding sequence GTGACCAGGGTCGTCTTCCTCCTCGCGCCGGGTGTGCACCTGCTCGACCTCGCAGGTCCGTCGCAGGTGTTCCTCACGGCAGCCGATCTCGGACTCGGCTACACGCAGCACCATGTCGCCGAACAGCCGTCGGTGCCGACCGCACAGGGGATCGTGCTCCAGCCGTCGACGACCTGGCCGACTCAGACCAGGGACGACGTGATCATGGTCCCGGGGTGGCGGGCGCCGTCGCTGCGTGACACCGATCCCTTCACCGTCGAATCGCTGGACCGACTCGTCGCGCATCACGCGGCGGGCGGGACGGTGGCGAGCGTGTGCACGGGTGCGGACGCCCTCGGCCGGGCGGGCCTGCTCGACGGGCGGCGCTGCACCACGCATCACGACGTGCAGGAGGAGCTGGCCCTTCGACACCCGAGGGCCACCGTGGTCCGCGACGTCCTCTACGTCGTCGACGGCCGTGTGATCACCTCGGCGGGTGTCGCCAGCGGCATCGACCTGGCTCTGCACCTGGTCGCCTCGGCACACGGCCCGGCGCAGGCGGCGCGGGTGGCCAGGGCGATGGTGGTCTATGCCCGGCGTGACGGCGGCGATCCGCAGGCCAGCGTGCTGCTGCGTCATCGGGACCATCTCGACGACGTCGTGCACCGGGCGCAGGACCTGATCGACTCCCGGTTCACCGAGGCGCTGCGACTGGCCGATCTCGTCGCGGCCGTCGGCGTCGCGGAGCGGACGCTGACCCGGCATTTCCGCCGGGCGACCGGGCTGACCCCGTTGCGGTACCAGCAGCTGCTCAGGCTGGAACGGGCCGAGTACCTCCTCGGACAGGGCGCCACCGCGGAGTCGGCGGCCAGGGTGGTGGGGTTCGAGGACGCCCGGATGCTGCGCAGGCTGCGCGCCCGAGCCTGA
- a CDS encoding phosphotransferase family protein, with protein sequence MQAAQAGRLTDEELSVLLGDAGLETTVRERRRLTGGLYNSVHRLRLADESRVVVKVSPDPTLPAMRYEKHILRTEALYFRLTGARNAPVPVVLHTAFDHPRIGADVLLTTELPGSPWSERTAMLSESTRSRTRRRLAEVVAGLHRVTGDRFGYPARSLGPTATTWRAAFHTMIEAVLADAERFDAPLPLPVSEIRAVVRGVLGDDPDSPQAATDGLLDAVTTPVLVHFDLWAGNILLDGPDAAPVIGGVIDGERAFWGDPAADLVSLALFEDIEQDEEFLTAYRDAGGLVVFDEDTRLRQALYRGYLYLIMLVETVPRGTSGEALVRLRRRLGGLLMSDLASLRRA encoded by the coding sequence ATGCAGGCAGCGCAGGCCGGTCGGTTGACGGACGAGGAGTTGAGCGTGCTGCTCGGCGACGCGGGTCTGGAGACCACCGTGCGAGAACGTCGGCGACTGACCGGCGGGCTGTACAACTCCGTCCACCGATTACGGCTGGCCGACGAGAGTCGTGTGGTCGTCAAGGTCTCCCCGGACCCCACGCTGCCCGCCATGCGCTACGAGAAGCACATCCTGCGCACCGAGGCCCTGTACTTCCGCTTGACGGGCGCCCGGAATGCCCCGGTGCCCGTGGTGCTGCACACCGCGTTCGACCACCCGCGGATCGGCGCGGACGTCCTGCTGACGACGGAGCTGCCCGGCAGCCCGTGGTCGGAGCGGACGGCGATGCTGTCCGAATCCACCCGGAGTCGCACCCGCCGCCGCCTCGCCGAGGTGGTGGCCGGGCTGCACCGCGTCACGGGGGATCGGTTCGGCTACCCCGCTCGTTCTCTCGGCCCGACCGCGACGACCTGGCGGGCCGCCTTCCACACGATGATCGAGGCGGTCCTGGCCGACGCGGAGCGCTTCGACGCGCCGCTGCCGCTGCCTGTCTCGGAGATCCGCGCCGTCGTCCGCGGTGTCCTCGGCGACGACCCGGACAGCCCACAAGCCGCGACAGACGGGCTGCTGGACGCCGTCACGACACCCGTCCTGGTCCATTTCGACCTGTGGGCGGGCAACATCCTCCTCGACGGCCCGGACGCCGCACCGGTGATCGGCGGAGTGATCGACGGCGAGCGGGCCTTCTGGGGCGATCCGGCGGCAGATCTCGTCTCCCTGGCCTTGTTCGAGGACATCGAGCAGGACGAGGAGTTCCTCACGGCCTACCGCGACGCGGGCGGCCTCGTCGTCTTCGACGAGGACACCCGCCTGCGGCAGGCCCTGTATCGCGGTTACCTGTACCTGATCATGCTCGTCGAGACGGTGCCCCGGGGCACCTCCGGCGAGGCCCTCGTCCGACTGCGGCGCAGGCTGGGCGGTCTGCTGATGTCGGACCTGGCGTCGCTGCGCCGGGCCTGA
- a CDS encoding MerR family transcriptional regulator: MRIGELARRTGTTARALRYYEQQGLLSSERQENGYRDYDADAVIRVRNVRYLLDIGLRSEDVRGFGACLTVDLVGSPPCDEAVGVYERRLDAVRARLHRLHDVRDSLSAQITAARTDTAAQP, from the coding sequence ATGCGCATCGGCGAACTGGCCAGGCGGACCGGGACCACGGCCCGAGCCCTGCGCTACTACGAGCAGCAGGGCCTGCTGTCCTCGGAGCGTCAGGAGAACGGCTACCGCGATTACGACGCCGACGCCGTGATCCGCGTCCGCAACGTGCGGTATCTGCTGGACATCGGGTTGCGTTCGGAGGACGTCCGGGGCTTCGGGGCCTGCCTGACCGTGGACCTGGTGGGCTCGCCGCCGTGCGACGAGGCGGTGGGCGTGTACGAACGGCGGCTGGACGCCGTGCGGGCCCGGCTGCACCGCTTGCACGACGTGCGGGACAGCCTCAGCGCCCAGATCACCGCGGCCCGGACGGACACGGCTGCACAGCCGTAG
- a CDS encoding DEAD/DEAH box helicase, which translates to MTLTDRIPPNPEPDVLFEAFSEWADEQGLALYPAQQEALIEVVTGSHVILSTPTGSGKSLVAVGAHFTALARGRRSFYTAPLKALVSEKFFALCETFGAANVGMLTGDASVNETAPIICCTAEILANIALRDGAEADVGQVIMDEFHFYSEPDRGWAWQVPLLELTRAQFILMSATLGDVTRFKEDLTRRTGLDTAVVQSVERPVPLIHSYVVTPLHETIEDLLQTHQAPVYIVHFTQAAAVERAQSLMSINVSTRAEKDSIAELIGGFRFTAGFGKVLSRLVRHGIGVHHAGMLPKYRRLVERLAQAGLLKVICGTDTLGVGINVPIRTVLFTTLSKYDGVRTRHLKAREFHQIAGRAGRAGYDTLGTVIVQAPDHVVENERRLKKAGDDPKKRRRVVRTKPPEGFVNYGESTFDRLVAADPEPLTSSFTVNHAMLLNVISRPGDAFQAMRRLLEDNHESRRSQLRLIRRAIAVYRALLAAGVVERLPEPDEAGRIVRVTDDLQLDFALNQPLSPFALAAIDLLDRESPTYALDVLSIIESTLDNPRQVLSAQLFKARGEAVQQMKADGIEYDERMELLDSVTYPQPLAELLGAAFDMYRRGHPWVLDHEIAPKTVARDMYERAMTFSEYVSFYSLARSEGLVLRYLADAYKAVRQTVPEEAKTEELNDLIEWLGELVRQVDSSLLDEWEQLTDPSQPVRAEVTVGDRPHGVTTNVRAFRVLVRNALFRRVELAALRRYDLLGELDGESGWDAEAWSEAVEPYFDEHDSIGTGPDARGPRLLIIEEDGRTWRVRQIFDDPAGDHDWGISAEIDLDESDEAGTAVLTITGVDGQ; encoded by the coding sequence ATGACGCTCACCGACCGGATTCCCCCGAACCCCGAACCCGACGTGCTCTTCGAGGCCTTCTCCGAGTGGGCCGACGAGCAGGGCCTCGCCCTCTATCCCGCGCAGCAGGAGGCGCTGATCGAGGTCGTCACCGGCTCGCACGTCATCCTCAGCACGCCGACCGGATCCGGGAAGAGCCTGGTCGCCGTCGGTGCGCACTTCACCGCGCTCGCTCGTGGCAGGCGCAGCTTCTACACCGCGCCGCTGAAGGCGCTCGTCTCCGAGAAGTTCTTCGCGCTGTGCGAGACCTTCGGCGCCGCCAACGTCGGCATGCTGACCGGCGACGCCAGCGTCAACGAGACCGCACCGATCATCTGCTGCACGGCGGAGATCCTGGCGAACATCGCGCTGCGCGACGGCGCCGAGGCCGACGTCGGTCAGGTCATCATGGACGAGTTCCACTTCTACTCCGAGCCCGACCGTGGATGGGCCTGGCAGGTTCCGCTGCTGGAACTGACCAGGGCACAGTTCATCCTGATGTCGGCGACGCTGGGCGACGTCACCCGCTTCAAGGAGGACCTCACCCGTCGCACCGGTCTGGACACCGCGGTGGTGCAGTCCGTGGAACGCCCGGTCCCGCTGATCCACTCTTACGTCGTCACCCCGCTGCACGAGACGATCGAGGACCTGCTGCAGACCCACCAGGCGCCGGTGTACATCGTGCACTTCACCCAGGCGGCGGCGGTGGAACGCGCCCAGTCCCTGATGAGCATCAACGTGAGCACCCGAGCGGAGAAGGACTCCATCGCCGAGCTGATCGGCGGCTTCCGCTTCACCGCGGGCTTCGGGAAGGTGCTCTCGCGGCTGGTCCGCCACGGGATCGGCGTGCACCACGCGGGCATGCTGCCCAAGTACCGGCGCCTCGTGGAACGGCTCGCGCAGGCAGGTCTGCTGAAGGTCATCTGCGGCACCGACACGCTGGGCGTCGGCATCAACGTGCCGATCCGCACCGTGCTGTTCACCACGCTGAGCAAGTACGACGGCGTCCGCACCCGCCACCTCAAGGCCAGGGAGTTCCATCAGATCGCGGGGCGGGCGGGCCGAGCCGGGTACGACACCCTGGGCACCGTCATCGTGCAGGCCCCCGACCACGTGGTGGAGAACGAACGTCGCCTGAAGAAGGCGGGCGACGACCCGAAGAAGCGTCGTCGCGTCGTGCGCACCAAGCCGCCGGAGGGCTTCGTCAACTACGGCGAGTCGACCTTCGACCGGCTCGTCGCCGCCGATCCCGAGCCGTTGACCTCCAGCTTCACCGTCAACCACGCGATGCTCCTGAACGTGATCAGCAGGCCGGGCGACGCCTTCCAGGCGATGCGCAGGCTACTGGAGGACAACCACGAGTCCAGGAGGTCGCAGCTGCGGCTGATCCGGCGGGCGATCGCCGTCTACCGGGCGCTGCTGGCCGCGGGCGTCGTCGAGCGGCTGCCCGAGCCGGACGAGGCGGGGCGGATCGTCCGGGTGACCGACGATCTCCAGCTGGACTTCGCGCTGAACCAGCCGCTGTCGCCGTTCGCGCTGGCCGCGATCGACCTGTTGGACCGCGAGTCGCCGACCTACGCCCTCGACGTCCTCTCGATCATCGAATCCACGCTGGACAACCCGCGACAGGTGCTCTCGGCGCAGCTCTTCAAGGCGCGGGGTGAGGCCGTACAGCAGATGAAGGCCGACGGCATCGAGTACGACGAGCGGATGGAGCTGCTCGACTCCGTCACCTACCCGCAGCCGCTGGCCGAACTGCTCGGCGCCGCGTTCGACATGTACCGACGGGGGCACCCGTGGGTCCTCGACCACGAGATCGCGCCCAAGACCGTGGCCAGGGACATGTACGAGCGGGCGATGACCTTCAGCGAGTACGTCAGCTTCTACAGCCTCGCACGGTCGGAGGGGCTTGTGCTGCGCTATCTGGCCGACGCCTACAAGGCCGTCCGGCAGACGGTGCCGGAGGAGGCGAAGACCGAGGAGCTGAACGACCTGATCGAGTGGCTCGGCGAGCTGGTCCGGCAGGTCGACTCCAGTCTGCTCGACGAATGGGAGCAGCTCACCGACCCGAGTCAACCGGTGCGTGCCGAGGTCACGGTCGGGGATCGGCCGCACGGCGTCACCACGAACGTCCGGGCCTTCCGGGTGTTGGTGCGCAACGCGCTGTTCCGTCGGGTCGAGCTGGCGGCGCTGCGGCGCTACGACCTCCTCGGCGAACTCGACGGCGAGTCGGGTTGGGACGCCGAGGCCTGGTCGGAGGCCGTCGAGCCGTACTTCGACGAGCACGACTCGATCGGCACCGGCCCGGATGCGCGCGGCCCTCGGCTGCTCATCATCGAGGAGGACGGCCGTACCTGGCGGGTGCGGCAGATCTTCGACGATCCGGCGGGCGACCACGACTGGGGGATCAGCGCGGAGATCGACCTCGACGAGTCCGACGAGGCGGGCACCGCCGTGCTCACGATCACCGGAGTCGACGGGCAGTAA